Proteins from a genomic interval of Thermodesulfobacteriota bacterium:
- the surE gene encoding 5'/3'-nucleotidase SurE, which translates to MRILISNDDGINSAGLNALCEALRIIGEIIVVAPDRDQSAVSHSLSLYRPLRIEEIADSVYSVDGTPTDCVNLAINGLLKNRRPDLMVSGINKGENLGDDITYSGTVSAAMEGTLLGIPSVAISLATKNDFHFETASHYALMISKYVLRRGLPEGTLLNVNIPNLPQDRVRGVKVTRQGKRVYGEPIVENIDPRGRKYYWIGGNELGSLEIENSDIVAVRQGYVSVTPIKLDLTDYDFLEKLKLD; encoded by the coding sequence ATTAGAATTCTTATATCGAACGATGACGGAATAAACTCTGCTGGGCTTAACGCGCTTTGTGAAGCCCTGAGAATTATAGGGGAAATTATTGTAGTTGCTCCGGATCGAGACCAGAGTGCGGTAAGTCATTCCTTGAGCCTTTATCGTCCTTTGAGAATAGAGGAGATTGCGGATAGCGTTTATAGCGTCGATGGCACTCCCACCGACTGTGTAAATCTGGCTATAAACGGACTTTTGAAGAATAGAAGGCCAGACTTAATGGTATCTGGAATAAATAAAGGGGAAAATTTGGGGGACGATATTACCTACTCAGGGACGGTGAGCGCAGCAATGGAAGGAACGTTGCTGGGGATACCCTCAGTGGCGATTTCTTTAGCCACCAAAAATGACTTTCACTTCGAAACTGCCTCCCATTATGCTCTAATGATTTCGAAATACGTCCTAAGAAGGGGACTCCCGGAAGGTACACTGCTTAACGTGAACATTCCTAATCTTCCCCAGGACCGGGTTAGGGGGGTTAAAGTAACCAGGCAGGGTAAACGAGTTTATGGAGAGCCTATAGTGGAGAATATAGACCCAAGGGGGAGAAAATACTACTGGATTGGCGGGAACGAGCTCGGGTCTTTAGAGATTGAAAACTCTGATATAGTAGCGGTTAGGCAGGGATATGTATCTGTAACACCGATAAAACTTGACCTTACGGACTACGACTTCCTCGAGAAACTAAAGCTGGATTAA
- a CDS encoding MerR family transcriptional regulator, with product MLDERAEELKLPDKIYFRIGEVSDFTGVKPYVLRYWESEFQEIAPIRRKSQRLYDRETIHTIMKIKHMLYEQNFTISGAKKKLREEMNKKRVSTKVNELLHEILDELKSISVNIK from the coding sequence ATGCTCGACGAAAGAGCAGAAGAACTTAAGCTTCCCGACAAAATATACTTCAGAATTGGTGAAGTAAGCGATTTTACGGGCGTAAAGCCTTACGTCTTAAGATACTGGGAAAGTGAATTTCAAGAAATTGCTCCCATAAGAAGAAAATCCCAGAGGTTATATGACCGGGAAACAATCCATACCATCATGAAGATAAAACACATGCTTTATGAGCAGAACTTTACCATATCCGGGGCCAAGAAAAAACTCAGAGAAGAGATGAACAAGAAGCGTGTGAGCACGAAAGTGAATGAATTATTGCATGAAATCTTGGATGAGTTAAAATCTATCAGTGTTAATATCAAATAA
- a CDS encoding PAS domain-containing protein — MLDFVKKLLNPDDIPNFISAAEETELRNKELERLVEESSRAQSRLRRAYRELENKVEELSKELALCREFLKHEISEHKWDEQLMLEARAYADILADMMRDPLVVLDSDMRVVTANTHFCQAFHLSKEEVENQLFFDLNYGYWNIAGLREFLDEVLEGGAESRPIQVKKEFPEGGHKLMRMEARRVHRKENNTNTVLLVVQSD; from the coding sequence ATGCTGGATTTTGTGAAGAAACTACTAAATCCTGACGACATACCTAACTTTATCAGCGCTGCAGAAGAGACCGAGCTAAGAAATAAAGAACTGGAAAGGCTTGTAGAAGAGAGCAGCCGGGCCCAGAGCAGGCTTCGAAGAGCTTACCGTGAACTAGAGAATAAAGTTGAGGAGCTATCCAAAGAGCTGGCATTGTGTAGAGAGTTTCTTAAGCATGAGATCAGCGAGCACAAGTGGGACGAACAGTTGATGCTCGAGGCGAGAGCATATGCAGATATCTTAGCTGATATGATGAGGGACCCTCTGGTTGTGCTCGACTCGGATATGAGAGTGGTGACTGCTAATACCCATTTCTGTCAGGCTTTTCATCTTTCTAAGGAGGAAGTGGAAAACCAACTATTTTTTGATTTGAATTATGGCTATTGGAATATTGCAGGTTTACGAGAATTTTTAGACGAGGTGCTTGAAGGAGGAGCCGAATCACGACCGATCCAGGTCAAAAAGGAGTTTCCGGAAGGCGGGCATAAATTAATGCGCATGGAAGCGCGGAGAGTCCATCGCAAAGAGAATAACACCAACACCGTGCTCCTGGTCGTCCAATCTGATTAG
- a CDS encoding carbon-nitrogen family hydrolase, producing the protein MKFKAACVQFDVRNDEVRGNVDFVISALEHLHQENVKLVVLPELWAAKFDKEKANELWLFSQEVLRKISSLSKKYEMIIAGSLIEKDGSDYFNTAYISDVSGKEIGKYRKVHLFSMAGENNYFNCGQEQIVVNTGLGNLGIIICYDLRFPELTRSVALNGAEILLVPAQWPKARVKHWRTLAIARAIENQFFVVACNRTGWDKKEEYPGHSLIIDPWGEVLAEGGEEEGFIIAEINLDRVKSVRQTMRCFDDRKPEVY; encoded by the coding sequence ATGAAATTCAAAGCGGCTTGTGTTCAATTTGATGTTAGGAACGATGAGGTAAGGGGAAATGTGGATTTCGTAATTTCTGCACTGGAGCATCTTCATCAGGAGAATGTAAAGCTCGTTGTCCTGCCCGAGCTCTGGGCGGCCAAGTTTGATAAGGAAAAAGCTAACGAGCTTTGGCTTTTTTCACAGGAGGTGCTCAGAAAAATCTCCTCTCTTTCCAAAAAATACGAAATGATAATTGCCGGTTCGCTTATCGAAAAAGATGGGAGCGATTACTTTAACACTGCTTATATCTCTGATGTTTCGGGGAAAGAGATAGGTAAGTATAGGAAGGTTCATCTCTTCTCGATGGCTGGAGAGAATAATTATTTCAACTGTGGGCAGGAACAGATCGTTGTCAACACCGGATTAGGCAACTTAGGAATAATAATCTGCTATGATTTGAGATTTCCGGAACTGACCAGGTCAGTGGCTCTAAACGGCGCGGAAATTCTTCTAGTTCCTGCCCAGTGGCCTAAAGCAAGGGTAAAGCACTGGCGAACCCTGGCAATAGCCAGAGCTATCGAAAACCAGTTCTTCGTAGTTGCCTGTAACCGAACCGGATGGGATAAGAAAGAGGAGTATCCGGGACATTCTCTGATAATTGACCCTTGGGGAGAGGTGCTTGCCGAGGGAGGGGAGGAAGAGGGATTCATAATCGCCGAGATTAATCTAGACCGGGTGAAAAGCGTTAGACAAACCATGAGGTGCTTTGATGACAGAAAGCCGGAGGTGTATTGA
- a CDS encoding ribonuclease HII, whose amino-acid sequence MSPPDYSFERKIWEIGKVPAGIDEAGRGPLAGPVVAAAVILPEEYEIHGLNDSKKLSPEKRNVLFDLIKRSAVSFGIGVVEPEEIDRINILRAALLAMEIAVKNLSVRPDSLLIDGNTRISLLIPQQTVIAGDSTCCSIAAASIIAKVTRDSIMDDYHRVYPQYNFDKHKGYPTKEHIEAIKKFGPCPIHRRTFRGVI is encoded by the coding sequence TTGAGTCCGCCTGATTATTCTTTTGAGAGAAAAATTTGGGAGATCGGCAAGGTACCCGCAGGCATTGATGAAGCGGGGAGGGGACCCCTTGCCGGACCGGTTGTGGCTGCGGCGGTTATACTGCCTGAAGAGTATGAGATTCATGGTTTGAACGATTCAAAGAAATTATCCCCGGAAAAAAGGAATGTGCTCTTTGACCTGATAAAACGATCTGCGGTATCGTTTGGTATAGGCGTGGTTGAGCCGGAGGAGATTGACCGGATAAATATACTCAGGGCTGCGCTTCTGGCCATGGAAATAGCAGTAAAAAACTTGAGTGTTAGGCCCGACTCGCTTCTCATAGATGGGAACACCAGGATATCCTTGTTAATCCCCCAGCAGACCGTGATAGCCGGCGATTCCACCTGCTGCTCGATTGCAGCGGCGTCAATTATAGCCAAAGTTACCAGGGATTCGATAATGGATGATTATCACCGTGTCTACCCGCAGTACAATTTCGATAAGCACAAGGGTTATCCAACGAAAGAGCACATCGAGGCCATCAAAAAATTTGGCCCCTGTCCCATACACAGGAGAACGTTCAGGGGCGTTATTTAG
- the dapA gene encoding 4-hydroxy-tetrahydrodipicolinate synthase, translating to MIHGSIVAIVTPFKGGSVDENALRNLIEFQIDNGTHGIVPCGTTGESPTLSHEEHEYVIEVTVKTVKKRIPVIAGTGSNSTEEAIRLTKFAEKVGADAVLSVVPYYNKPTQEGLYLHFKEIASQARIPVILYNIPGRSGVNMTPETIARLAKDCKNIIGVKEATGSLQQASKILYICGMDFVLLSGEDAINFPILAIGGKGFITVTANVAPKDVAELYNAYARGEFNQARELHYKLLPLNEAMFIETNPIPVKEALSVMGKIKGEFRLPLCPMSLGNLEKLKTALRDYGLI from the coding sequence ATGATACATGGTTCAATCGTAGCTATAGTCACCCCATTCAAGGGCGGAAGTGTGGACGAAAATGCTCTAAGGAACCTCATAGAATTTCAGATAGATAATGGCACGCACGGAATAGTCCCGTGTGGCACTACCGGTGAGTCGCCTACACTGTCGCATGAGGAGCATGAATACGTAATCGAGGTGACGGTGAAAACAGTTAAAAAAAGAATACCGGTTATAGCTGGTACCGGCTCCAACAGCACGGAAGAAGCGATCAGGCTAACCAAGTTTGCGGAAAAAGTAGGGGCTGATGCGGTGCTTTCAGTCGTTCCATACTATAATAAACCCACTCAAGAGGGGCTTTATCTCCACTTCAAAGAGATAGCATCTCAAGCAAGAATACCGGTCATTCTCTACAACATTCCCGGAAGGTCCGGGGTCAATATGACCCCAGAAACGATAGCTAGGCTGGCAAAGGATTGTAAGAATATAATCGGGGTAAAAGAAGCCACGGGCTCTCTTCAACAGGCCAGTAAGATTCTCTATATATGCGGAATGGACTTTGTTCTTCTTTCTGGAGAGGATGCCATAAACTTTCCGATTCTGGCCATAGGCGGCAAGGGATTTATTACGGTCACGGCAAACGTCGCTCCTAAAGACGTTGCCGAGCTTTATAACGCGTATGCAAGAGGGGAATTTAATCAAGCCAGGGAATTACATTATAAACTCTTACCCTTGAACGAAGCCATGTTCATCGAGACGAATCCCATTCCGGTAAAGGAGGCCTTGAGTGTTATGGGCAAGATCAAAGGTGAATTTAGGCTCCCTCTCTGTCCAATGTCGCTGGGAAATCTGGAGAAACTTAAGACCGCCTTGAGGGATTACGGGCTTATATAA
- a CDS encoding PH domain-containing protein — protein sequence MFRIPFIAQLLDRIKRDKKQNLTDLPSGIRTGLASYLTSGEEILFTLRDFRAIYKAPRWLDSNTYFNSWFILTNHRIIIARNSSSFKKFRDIPYNMINQIDYEPGVLDYKLTIHSPGTVDIIEFLREVREHCEGLDLRINMALESGRRVFASIYCFSCGSKVPKESKFCSECGTNLQT from the coding sequence ATGTTTAGGATTCCTTTTATCGCCCAACTCTTAGATAGGATCAAGCGAGATAAAAAGCAAAACCTTACCGACCTACCTTCGGGTATCCGTACAGGTTTAGCCAGTTATTTAACCTCCGGTGAAGAGATATTATTCACACTTCGGGATTTCCGGGCAATTTATAAAGCGCCAAGATGGTTGGATAGCAACACCTATTTTAATTCCTGGTTCATACTTACAAATCATAGGATAATCATCGCCAGAAATTCGTCTTCATTCAAGAAGTTCAGGGATATCCCGTACAACATGATTAATCAGATTGACTATGAACCCGGAGTCCTCGATTACAAATTAACCATCCATTCACCAGGTACGGTGGATATAATTGAGTTTTTGAGAGAGGTAAGGGAGCATTGCGAAGGTTTGGACCTAAGAATAAACATGGCGCTTGAGAGCGGACGAAGAGTATTTGCTTCAATATATTGTTTCTCCTGCGGCAGCAAAGTTCCCAAAGAGAGTAAATTCTGTTCCGAGTGTGGCACGAATCTCCAGACTTAG
- a CDS encoding aspartate-semialdehyde dehydrogenase — protein sequence MKKESYKVAIVGATGAVGQEMIQILQERNFPVDELRLMASEKSQGMEFQFKGNAIKVHKLGHTSFKNIDIALFSAGASRSREFAPVAVDSGAVVVDNSSAFRMEPDVPLVIPEINAHRVADYQLRGIIANPNCTTAVTVMALKPIHDLARIKRVVAASYQAVSGAGAQAIEELRLQTLAWAKGEPMKSGVFPHQIAFNLLPHIDTFLENGYTKEEMKLHNETRKILEDDSIQVTATTVRVPVFRAHSVAVTIETERKISPQEARKALSNFPGVKVVDEPQNSKYPMPLDAAGKDDCLVGRIREDYTVPAGLSFWVSGDQLRKGAALNAIQIAEVLIREYV from the coding sequence ATGAAAAAGGAAAGCTATAAGGTCGCCATAGTAGGGGCGACCGGCGCCGTTGGGCAGGAGATGATTCAAATACTCCAGGAGAGAAATTTCCCGGTAGATGAATTAAGACTAATGGCGTCTGAAAAATCCCAGGGAATGGAGTTTCAATTCAAGGGCAACGCGATAAAGGTTCATAAACTCGGCCATACCTCCTTCAAAAACATCGACATTGCTCTTTTTTCGGCAGGGGCATCGAGAAGTAGAGAATTCGCCCCCGTCGCGGTTGATTCGGGAGCGGTTGTGGTTGACAATAGCTCAGCCTTCCGCATGGAGCCCGACGTCCCGCTTGTTATTCCGGAAATAAATGCCCATCGAGTAGCGGATTACCAATTAAGAGGCATAATCGCCAATCCAAACTGCACCACTGCCGTGACCGTCATGGCCCTCAAACCTATCCATGACCTAGCCAGGATAAAAAGGGTGGTTGCGGCCAGCTATCAGGCTGTCTCCGGAGCAGGTGCTCAGGCTATAGAGGAACTTCGACTGCAAACCCTGGCCTGGGCTAAGGGCGAGCCAATGAAGAGCGGAGTTTTTCCTCACCAAATAGCGTTCAACCTCCTGCCGCATATAGATACTTTTCTCGAAAACGGTTACACAAAAGAGGAGATGAAGCTTCACAACGAAACCAGAAAGATCCTGGAAGACGATTCAATTCAGGTGACTGCTACGACGGTAAGGGTCCCTGTATTTCGAGCCCATTCTGTGGCTGTAACTATCGAAACGGAGAGAAAAATCTCTCCTCAGGAAGCGCGAAAAGCCTTGAGTAATTTTCCCGGAGTTAAGGTGGTAGATGAACCCCAAAATTCGAAATATCCCATGCCACTAGATGCAGCCGGAAAAGACGATTGCCTGGTAGGAAGAATCAGGGAGGACTATACGGTTCCGGCTGGCCTTAGTTTCTGGGTATCCGGAGACCAGTTGAGAAAAGGTGCAGCGCTTAACGCGATTCAAATAGCCGAGGTCTTGATAAGAGAATATGTTTAG
- a CDS encoding RpiB/LacA/LacB family sugar-phosphate isomerase: MKIAVGSDERTPLTDFVINELEKKGVELELYGPLAGESMQWAEVAEKVAERVADGVCDQGILFCWTGTGVSMAANKVPGIRAALCVDAQTASGARKWNDANVLAMSLRLTSPVVAKEILEAWFNSSVEKEEIPNIDRVKLIEKKYSR, translated from the coding sequence ATGAAAATAGCTGTTGGGAGCGACGAGCGCACGCCCCTTACTGACTTCGTTATCAACGAGCTAGAGAAAAAAGGTGTCGAGCTGGAGCTTTATGGACCGCTAGCCGGGGAATCAATGCAGTGGGCGGAGGTAGCCGAAAAAGTGGCGGAAAGGGTTGCCGATGGAGTTTGCGACCAAGGAATACTCTTTTGCTGGACCGGAACCGGGGTCAGCATGGCGGCGAATAAGGTTCCGGGAATAAGGGCCGCTTTATGTGTGGATGCACAAACTGCTAGCGGCGCCAGGAAGTGGAACGATGCAAACGTGCTGGCGATGAGTTTGAGGCTAACTTCACCGGTCGTGGCTAAAGAAATTCTCGAGGCTTGGTTCAATTCAAGTGTGGAAAAAGAGGAAATCCCAAACATAGATAGGGTGAAATTAATCGAAAAGAAGTATAGTCGCTAG
- a CDS encoding DUF190 domain-containing protein produces the protein MNLPEEGLLLRIFIGETDSHKGRALYEEIVLKARELNLAGATVIRGIMGFGANSRIHTAKLLRLSEDLPIVIELVDTEENLNRILPFLNETVREGLVTMEKVKIIKYRHADRGV, from the coding sequence ATGAACTTGCCCGAAGAGGGGTTGCTACTGAGGATATTTATTGGTGAGACGGATAGCCATAAAGGGAGGGCTCTTTATGAAGAGATTGTGCTTAAAGCAAGGGAGTTAAACCTGGCCGGGGCCACGGTTATTCGCGGTATAATGGGGTTTGGCGCTAATAGTCGCATACACACCGCTAAACTACTTCGGCTATCCGAGGACTTACCGATTGTCATAGAGCTAGTGGATACTGAGGAGAATTTGAATAGGATTTTACCTTTTCTTAACGAAACGGTGAGGGAAGGGTTGGTTACGATGGAAAAGGTAAAGATTATTAAATATAGACATGCCGACAGGGGTGTGTAA
- the crcB gene encoding fluoride efflux transporter CrcB, with amino-acid sequence MLKLLLIAIGGASGALLRYAISGLTYKYLDGVLPWGTLIVNLAGCFLIGFLWQLFEIMVISPSTRAFIFIGTLGAFTTFSTYGLESFNLLREGEIKFAIFNMLASNILGLVLVFCGFVISRYLIGLFK; translated from the coding sequence ATGTTAAAGCTACTACTTATCGCAATTGGCGGAGCCTCCGGGGCTTTGCTTCGATATGCTATTTCGGGCCTTACCTACAAATATTTGGACGGAGTACTTCCCTGGGGGACATTAATCGTTAACCTGGCTGGCTGTTTCTTGATCGGGTTTCTCTGGCAATTGTTCGAAATAATGGTTATTTCACCCAGCACCAGAGCATTTATTTTCATAGGTACTCTGGGTGCTTTCACCACTTTTTCTACTTATGGCCTGGAGAGCTTTAACCTTCTTCGGGAGGGTGAAATTAAATTTGCTATATTTAATATGTTAGCGAGTAATATATTGGGATTAGTACTGGTTTTTTGTGGCTTTGTTATCTCCAGATATTTAATCGGTCTTTTTAAATAG
- a CDS encoding GAF domain-containing protein, whose product MDRRISEVFGLGQNCVFTLTLDKHGTLLEFAYPPKLIKNKVPVDNKTVVGRAVIAKRPYISNNIQKESSSVILNCLMAMGTTPVQKSITYPIVMGERVIAVIQVVRKGENISDVADFQKEDLEKIKSVLDDLFTLHVVKPAAGE is encoded by the coding sequence TTGGATAGACGAATCTCAGAAGTATTTGGTTTAGGCCAAAATTGTGTCTTTACACTCACCCTTGACAAACATGGGACCCTTTTGGAATTTGCCTACCCCCCCAAGCTGATAAAAAACAAGGTACCTGTAGATAATAAAACCGTGGTGGGGCGTGCTGTCATAGCTAAACGTCCTTACATCTCAAACAATATACAAAAGGAAAGCAGCTCGGTCATACTTAATTGCCTCATGGCAATGGGGACCACCCCGGTTCAAAAATCGATCACCTACCCAATAGTAATGGGCGAGCGGGTAATCGCGGTTATCCAGGTGGTAAGAAAGGGGGAAAATATTTCGGATGTCGCTGATTTTCAGAAGGAGGACCTGGAGAAAATCAAATCAGTCCTCGATGACCTGTTTACCCTTCATGTCGTGAAGCCGGCGGCAGGTGAGTAG
- a CDS encoding inositol monophosphatase family protein, translated as MCYLEVADRAAREAGKILRDHLGKVNEVEYKAKNSLVTEVDSLAEELIIKIINSNFPSHDIFAEESGRNKKTSNYLWIIDPLDGTTNYAHTYPVFSVSIALEVDDIIRMGLVYDPMRDELFSAELGKGAYINGNIIRVSKTKTVEESLLCTGFTHENEWMVEENLRHFQNFIRKAQAVRRDGSAALDLCYVACRRYDGFWELGLHPWDTAAGYLILKEAGGRVTDFSGNEFKIHFEEILASNGIIHQEMMQVLLSGREIHD; from the coding sequence TTGTGCTATCTGGAAGTTGCCGATAGGGCCGCCCGGGAAGCGGGCAAGATCCTTAGAGACCACCTTGGAAAAGTAAACGAGGTCGAGTATAAAGCTAAAAACAGCCTGGTCACCGAAGTAGACAGCCTCGCAGAAGAACTCATAATCAAAATCATAAATTCGAATTTCCCCTCACATGATATTTTTGCAGAAGAGTCGGGCAGGAATAAAAAGACTTCAAACTACTTGTGGATAATCGACCCTTTGGACGGCACTACCAACTATGCCCACACCTATCCGGTTTTCTCCGTATCAATAGCGCTTGAAGTAGATGACATCATCAGAATGGGATTAGTTTATGACCCGATGAGGGATGAGCTCTTTAGCGCCGAACTGGGCAAAGGTGCATATATAAACGGCAATATTATAAGAGTGTCAAAGACAAAAACCGTGGAAGAAAGTCTATTATGTACAGGGTTCACCCATGAGAATGAGTGGATGGTAGAGGAGAACTTGAGGCACTTCCAGAATTTTATAAGAAAGGCCCAGGCGGTAAGACGGGATGGCTCCGCCGCCCTTGACCTATGCTACGTTGCCTGCCGGAGGTATGACGGCTTCTGGGAATTAGGGCTTCATCCTTGGGATACAGCGGCAGGTTACCTAATCTTGAAAGAAGCTGGAGGACGTGTAACTGATTTCTCTGGCAATGAATTCAAAATCCACTTTGAAGAAATACTGGCCTCTAACGGAATCATTCATCAGGAAATGATGCAGGTACTCCTGTCCGGGAGAGAAATCCATGATTGA
- a CDS encoding GNAT family N-acetyltransferase gives MDENDQVIRFINVHWVPFIMLGSWEGYVSDVFVSPKASGKGVGRLLVGAVMEEGRKRGCTRLMLTNGRDRQSYK, from the coding sequence ATGGATGAGAATGACCAGGTTATTAGGTTCATAAATGTTCACTGGGTCCCTTTTATAATGCTCGGCAGTTGGGAAGGTTACGTATCAGACGTTTTTGTAAGCCCCAAGGCAAGCGGCAAAGGCGTAGGGCGTTTACTGGTCGGAGCAGTAATGGAAGAAGGCAGAAAGCGTGGATGCACGAGACTTATGCTTACAAATGGAAGGGATAGACAGTCATACAAATAG
- a CDS encoding YifB family Mg chelatase-like AAA ATPase has product MISKVLSSSVFGIDAYLVEVEVDIAFGFPQFSTVGLPEGAVKESKERVKAAIKNCGYDFPQRRITVNLAPADIRKEGSAFDLPIAIGILSATGTLNHDKLSDYVIIGELSLDGRIKAVRGALPTAIRVRDSRLKGIILPRENAEEAAVVHGIEVIAVEYLPEIVEFLLGLKYINPTTIDLNQLFNQSREYQVDFQEVKGQEHVKRALEVAAAGAHNVLMIGSPGTGKTMLARRLPTILPDMSFEEALETTKIYSVSGLLSNNSALIATRPFRSPHHTISDAGLIGGGAIPKPGEVSLAHNGVLFLDELPEFRKNVLEVMRQPLEDGNVTISRAVTSITYPARFMLIAAMNPCPCGYTGDPHKECTCSPIQVHKYRAKVSGPLLDRIDIHIEVPTVRYKELASETGGECSSDIRKRVNRAREIQRKRFERIGIHSNAQMSPRHIRKFSRPDEAGLKLLEMAIDRLGLSARAYDRILKVARTIADLDECETILSNHISEAIQYRTLDRNLI; this is encoded by the coding sequence ATGATTTCCAAGGTTTTAAGCAGCTCAGTCTTCGGGATCGACGCTTATCTGGTAGAAGTAGAGGTAGATATTGCTTTTGGATTTCCGCAATTCTCCACGGTTGGACTTCCGGAAGGAGCAGTAAAAGAAAGCAAAGAAAGAGTGAAAGCGGCTATAAAAAACTGTGGCTACGACTTTCCTCAAAGAAGAATCACGGTCAACCTTGCCCCTGCAGACATAAGAAAGGAGGGCTCCGCATTCGACTTACCTATCGCCATAGGCATACTTTCGGCAACCGGGACTCTCAATCACGACAAGCTCTCCGATTATGTGATAATTGGAGAACTTTCTCTGGACGGAAGGATAAAGGCGGTGAGGGGAGCGCTGCCCACTGCTATTCGAGTAAGAGACTCCCGGCTCAAGGGAATAATACTCCCTAGGGAAAACGCTGAGGAGGCAGCGGTCGTTCATGGTATAGAGGTCATAGCCGTCGAATATCTGCCGGAAATCGTAGAGTTTTTGTTAGGACTCAAGTACATCAACCCAACCACTATCGACCTAAATCAATTATTTAATCAGAGCCGCGAGTATCAAGTCGATTTTCAGGAGGTGAAAGGGCAGGAGCACGTAAAAAGAGCGTTGGAAGTGGCAGCGGCGGGCGCTCATAACGTCCTCATGATCGGCTCTCCCGGAACGGGAAAGACTATGCTCGCTAGGCGCCTCCCGACAATACTTCCCGATATGAGCTTCGAAGAAGCGCTGGAAACGACGAAGATATATTCCGTCTCCGGTTTGCTATCCAATAATTCTGCATTAATTGCCACCAGGCCTTTCCGCTCTCCTCATCACACCATAAGCGATGCTGGTCTTATCGGGGGCGGAGCCATACCTAAACCCGGAGAGGTAAGTCTGGCACACAACGGCGTTTTGTTTCTGGACGAACTGCCGGAGTTTAGAAAAAATGTGCTCGAAGTGATGAGACAACCTCTCGAAGATGGAAACGTGACGATATCAAGGGCAGTCACCTCGATAACCTATCCGGCCAGATTCATGCTGATAGCGGCTATGAATCCTTGCCCTTGCGGGTACACTGGGGATCCACACAAAGAATGTACGTGCTCTCCAATCCAGGTCCACAAATATAGAGCGAAGGTATCAGGACCACTCCTGGATAGAATAGACATTCATATAGAAGTACCAACTGTTCGCTACAAAGAGCTAGCTAGCGAAACGGGAGGAGAATGCTCTTCCGATATTAGAAAACGGGTAAATCGAGCCCGAGAGATTCAGAGAAAAAGATTCGAGAGGATCGGTATCCACTCCAACGCTCAAATGTCTCCAAGACACATAAGAAAATTTTCAAGACCGGATGAGGCAGGGCTCAAGCTTTTAGAGATGGCCATAGACAGGCTGGGCCTTAGTGCTAGAGCCTACGATAGAATCCTTAAAGTCGCACGCACCATTGCCGACCTGGACGAATGCGAAACTATTCTTTCTAACCATATCTCAGAAGCCATTCAGTACAGAACGCTCGATAGAAATTTAATCTAG